A section of the Salmo salar chromosome ssa05, Ssal_v3.1, whole genome shotgun sequence genome encodes:
- the LOC106605081 gene encoding centrosomal protein of 85 kDa isoform X3 has translation MPSTAGPPASNPRPCSQEDSQASAEAHRPSSGSRTSGGTSNSKSSSLSKSASSPNLDMAQGGAGRADPTGPKPDCLNRYRSLVNGLDHSLFPSGDHSCMDEGQRFDMPTMEPTMNQSALLAGYCPDFRLRLQMTSLGETPEGNREAYRGAMEHSYKALPEMRPGVPGAPDPYSQRSSQPGGTGAGSADVYPSSLYLQTQALLREAKAYEPMLQERCSELPSWQQQHKQQLESLRMQVEQMQMMTAGVGQHPALYSTPSMPPEARKWDEVLKANESILKELAIERQKQQMSQLELRESELQVHGGLLGRGAPYGDACLLRLQEAQRENAFLRAQFAERGDCAAQEEAERRLGAVEAETRRLNGALRETSERHAEEMKKQEERIRSRDKHINSLKKKCQKEAEQNREKQQRIETLERYLADLPTMEDYQGQRKQLSEVEQRAFQLQGRVRELEVCLEEARSHIREKDTQLEEQRRRERELLTTVTSLQERVQEGLEDGARLPSLDVEKLRGENSSLREEQQTLKKVIEKQLRMMTKLGTQIVTLEEQVSQEESSSHALREKVCSKEQGLLQLHTAMKELSAQNQELTEQNLTLHERLEDSEKVNLDRTSSSLRPAGARLTQRLHGEMASCLCDLRSLCNVLTQRSQGRDPNLSLLLGVSSPPPMAEQVEDWLSPEVLQRKLTEAQQLRRDVEELRTTISDRYAQDMGENCITQ, from the exons ATGCCTTCCACGGCCGGACCACCGGCCTCCAATCCCCGGCCCTGTTCCCAAGAAGATTCCCAGGCTTCTGCCGAGGCACACCGGCCCTCCTCGGGCTCCCGAACCTCCGGTGGAACCTCCAACTCGAAGTCGTCCTCCCTCTCCAAATCAGCCTCTTCACCCAACCTGGACATGGCACAAGGCGGCGCGGGGCGAGCCGACCCCACCGGGCCAAAGCCGGACTGCCTGAACCGCTACCGCAGCCTGGTGAACGGACTAGACCACTCTCTGTTCCCCTCAGGGGACCACTCTTGCATGGATGAGGGCCAGAGGTTCGACATGCCCACCATGGAGCCCACAATGAACCAATCTGCTCTGCTGGCGGGCTACTGCCCCGACTTCCGACTCAGGCTCCAGATGACCAGCCTGGGGGAGACTCCCGAGGGCAACAGGGAGGCCTACAGGGGTGCCATGGAGCACTCGTACAAGGCTCTCCCTGAGATGAGGCCAGGGGTCCCCGGAGCTCCAGACCCCTACAGCCAGAGGAGCAGCCAGCCAGGTGGAACTGGGGCTGGGTCAGCAGATGTGTACCCCAGCTCTCTGTATCTACAGACCCAGGCTCTGCTGAGGGAGGCCAAGGCCTATGAACCCATGCTGCAGGAGAGATGCAGCGAGCTGCCCAGCTGGCAACAGCAGCACAAGCAGCAGCTGGAGAGTCTCCGCATGCAAGTGGAGCAGATGCAG ATGATGACTGCTGGAGTGGGCCAGCACCCAGCTCTCTACTCCACCCCCTCCATGCCACCAGAGGCCAGGAAGTGGGACGAGGTGCTCAAAGCCAACGAGAGCATTCTGAAGGAGCTCGCCATAGAGAG acAGAAGCAGCAGATGTCTCAGCTGGAGCTGCGGGAGAGCGAGCTGCAGGTCCACGGAGGCCTGCTCGGCCGCGGCGCTCCGTACGGCGACGCGTGTCTGCTCCGTCTGCAG GAGGCTCAGAGGGAGAATGCCTTCCTACGGGCCCAGTTTGCAGAGCGCGGTGACTGCGCCGCCCAGGAGGAGGCAGAGCGCCGCCTCGGTGCCGTGGAGGCGGAGACGCGGCGTCTGAACGGTGCGCTGAGGGAGACCAGCGAGAGGCACGCCGAGGAGATGAAGAagcaggaggagagg attcgcAGCCGGGACAAGCACATCAACAGCCTGAAGAAGAAGTGCCAGAAGGAGGCAGAGCAGAACCGAGAGAAGCAGCAGCGCATCGAGACTCTGGAGCGCTACCTCGCTGACCTGCCCACTATGGAGGACTACCAGGGCCAGCGCAAACAG CTGTCGGAGGTGGAGCAGCGGGCGTTCCAGCTGCAGGGCCGGGTCAGAGAGCTGGAGGTGTGTCTGGAGGAGGCTCGCTCACACATCCGGGAGAAGGACACCCAGCTGGAGGAGCAGAGACGCAGGGAGAGGGAGCTGCTCACCACTgtcaccag TTTACAAGAGCGGGTGCAGGAGGGCCTGGAGGACGGGGCAAGGTTACCCTCCCTGGATGTGGAGAAACTCCGAGGGGAGAACAGCAGCCTGAGAGAGGAACAGCAGACACTTAAAAAG gtcATAGAGAAGCAGCTGAGGATGATGACGAAACTGGGCACCCAGATCGTA accctGGAGGAGCAGGTGTCTCAGGAGGAGAGCAGCTCCCATGCTCTGAGAGAGAAGGTTTGTTCTAAAGAGCAGGGTTTGCTCCAGCTCCACACAGCCATGAAGGAG CTGTCGGCCCAGAACCAGGAACTAACGGAGCAGAACCTGACCCTCCATGAGCGTCTGGAGGACTCGGAGAAGGTGAACCTGGACCGGACGTCGTCCTCGCTGCGGCCGGCCGGGGCCCGCCTCACCCAGCGTCTTCACGGGGAGATGGCCTCATGCCTCTGCGACCTGCGCTCCCTCTGCAACGTCCTGACCCAGCGGTCACAGGGCCGAGACCCTAACCTCTCGCTGCTGCTTGGCGTTTCCT CTCCCCCGCCCATGGCAGAGCAGGTGGAGGACTGGCTGAGTCCTGAGGTCCTCCAGAGGAAGTTGACTGAAGCCCAGCAGCTGCGTCGTGATGTGGAGGAGCTCCGCACCACCATCTCAGACCGCTATGCCCAGGACATGGGAGAGAACTGCATTACCCAGTAG
- the LOC106605081 gene encoding centrosomal protein of 85 kDa isoform X2 — protein MTTSQRYLESKMTDFCSSSSSPSFQPIRSQIPIPTAHVMPSTAGPPASNPRPCSQEDSQASAEAHRPSSGSRTSGGTSNSKSSSLSKSASSPNLDMAQGGAGRADPTGPKPDCLNRYRSLVNGLDHSLFPSGDHSCMDEGQRFDMPTMEPTMNQSALLAGYCPDFRLRLQMTSLGETPEGNREAYRGAMEHSYKALPEMRPGVPGAPDPYSQRSSQPGGTGAGSADVYPSSLYLQTQALLREAKAYEPMLQERCSELPSWQQQHKQQLESLRMQVEQMQMMTAGVGQHPALYSTPSMPPEARKWDEVLKANESILKELAIERQKQQMSQLELRESELQVHGGLLGRGAPYGDACLLRLQEAQRENAFLRAQFAERGDCAAQEEAERRLGAVEAETRRLNGALRETSERHAEEMKKQEERIRSRDKHINSLKKKCQKEAEQNREKQQRIETLERYLADLPTMEDYQGQRKQLSEVEQRAFQLQGRVRELEVCLEEARSHIREKDTQLEEQRRRERELLTTVTSLQERVQEGLEDGARLPSLDVEKLRGENSSLREEQQTLKKVIEKQLRMMTKLGTQIVTLEEQVSQEESSSHALREKVCSKEQGLLQLHTAMKELSAQNQELTEQNLTLHERLEDSEKVNLDRTSSSLRPAGARLTQRLHGEMASCLCDLRSLCNVLTQRSQGRDPNLSLLLGVSSPPPMAEQVEDWLSPEVLQRKLTEAQQLRRDVEELRTTISDRYAQDMGENCITQ, from the exons ATGACCACCTCACAGAGATACCTGGAGTCTAAGATGACAG ATTTCTGCAGTTCCAGCAGCAGCCCCTCGTTCCAGCCCATCCGCAGTCAGATTCCCATCCCCACTGCCCATGTCATGCCTTCCACGGCCGGACCACCGGCCTCCAATCCCCGGCCCTGTTCCCAAGAAGATTCCCAGGCTTCTGCCGAGGCACACCGGCCCTCCTCGGGCTCCCGAACCTCCGGTGGAACCTCCAACTCGAAGTCGTCCTCCCTCTCCAAATCAGCCTCTTCACCCAACCTGGACATGGCACAAGGCGGCGCGGGGCGAGCCGACCCCACCGGGCCAAAGCCGGACTGCCTGAACCGCTACCGCAGCCTGGTGAACGGACTAGACCACTCTCTGTTCCCCTCAGGGGACCACTCTTGCATGGATGAGGGCCAGAGGTTCGACATGCCCACCATGGAGCCCACAATGAACCAATCTGCTCTGCTGGCGGGCTACTGCCCCGACTTCCGACTCAGGCTCCAGATGACCAGCCTGGGGGAGACTCCCGAGGGCAACAGGGAGGCCTACAGGGGTGCCATGGAGCACTCGTACAAGGCTCTCCCTGAGATGAGGCCAGGGGTCCCCGGAGCTCCAGACCCCTACAGCCAGAGGAGCAGCCAGCCAGGTGGAACTGGGGCTGGGTCAGCAGATGTGTACCCCAGCTCTCTGTATCTACAGACCCAGGCTCTGCTGAGGGAGGCCAAGGCCTATGAACCCATGCTGCAGGAGAGATGCAGCGAGCTGCCCAGCTGGCAACAGCAGCACAAGCAGCAGCTGGAGAGTCTCCGCATGCAAGTGGAGCAGATGCAG ATGATGACTGCTGGAGTGGGCCAGCACCCAGCTCTCTACTCCACCCCCTCCATGCCACCAGAGGCCAGGAAGTGGGACGAGGTGCTCAAAGCCAACGAGAGCATTCTGAAGGAGCTCGCCATAGAGAG acAGAAGCAGCAGATGTCTCAGCTGGAGCTGCGGGAGAGCGAGCTGCAGGTCCACGGAGGCCTGCTCGGCCGCGGCGCTCCGTACGGCGACGCGTGTCTGCTCCGTCTGCAG GAGGCTCAGAGGGAGAATGCCTTCCTACGGGCCCAGTTTGCAGAGCGCGGTGACTGCGCCGCCCAGGAGGAGGCAGAGCGCCGCCTCGGTGCCGTGGAGGCGGAGACGCGGCGTCTGAACGGTGCGCTGAGGGAGACCAGCGAGAGGCACGCCGAGGAGATGAAGAagcaggaggagagg attcgcAGCCGGGACAAGCACATCAACAGCCTGAAGAAGAAGTGCCAGAAGGAGGCAGAGCAGAACCGAGAGAAGCAGCAGCGCATCGAGACTCTGGAGCGCTACCTCGCTGACCTGCCCACTATGGAGGACTACCAGGGCCAGCGCAAACAG CTGTCGGAGGTGGAGCAGCGGGCGTTCCAGCTGCAGGGCCGGGTCAGAGAGCTGGAGGTGTGTCTGGAGGAGGCTCGCTCACACATCCGGGAGAAGGACACCCAGCTGGAGGAGCAGAGACGCAGGGAGAGGGAGCTGCTCACCACTgtcaccag TTTACAAGAGCGGGTGCAGGAGGGCCTGGAGGACGGGGCAAGGTTACCCTCCCTGGATGTGGAGAAACTCCGAGGGGAGAACAGCAGCCTGAGAGAGGAACAGCAGACACTTAAAAAG gtcATAGAGAAGCAGCTGAGGATGATGACGAAACTGGGCACCCAGATCGTA accctGGAGGAGCAGGTGTCTCAGGAGGAGAGCAGCTCCCATGCTCTGAGAGAGAAGGTTTGTTCTAAAGAGCAGGGTTTGCTCCAGCTCCACACAGCCATGAAGGAG CTGTCGGCCCAGAACCAGGAACTAACGGAGCAGAACCTGACCCTCCATGAGCGTCTGGAGGACTCGGAGAAGGTGAACCTGGACCGGACGTCGTCCTCGCTGCGGCCGGCCGGGGCCCGCCTCACCCAGCGTCTTCACGGGGAGATGGCCTCATGCCTCTGCGACCTGCGCTCCCTCTGCAACGTCCTGACCCAGCGGTCACAGGGCCGAGACCCTAACCTCTCGCTGCTGCTTGGCGTTTCCT CTCCCCCGCCCATGGCAGAGCAGGTGGAGGACTGGCTGAGTCCTGAGGTCCTCCAGAGGAAGTTGACTGAAGCCCAGCAGCTGCGTCGTGATGTGGAGGAGCTCCGCACCACCATCTCAGACCGCTATGCCCAGGACATGGGAGAGAACTGCATTACCCAGTAG
- the LOC106605081 gene encoding centrosomal protein of 85 kDa isoform X1 produces the protein MTTSQRYLESKMTAGFPDMEWQTPAVSEKFQSRFGRRPGTADSGDTGLGATPSDSTEDFCSSSSSPSFQPIRSQIPIPTAHVMPSTAGPPASNPRPCSQEDSQASAEAHRPSSGSRTSGGTSNSKSSSLSKSASSPNLDMAQGGAGRADPTGPKPDCLNRYRSLVNGLDHSLFPSGDHSCMDEGQRFDMPTMEPTMNQSALLAGYCPDFRLRLQMTSLGETPEGNREAYRGAMEHSYKALPEMRPGVPGAPDPYSQRSSQPGGTGAGSADVYPSSLYLQTQALLREAKAYEPMLQERCSELPSWQQQHKQQLESLRMQVEQMQMMTAGVGQHPALYSTPSMPPEARKWDEVLKANESILKELAIERQKQQMSQLELRESELQVHGGLLGRGAPYGDACLLRLQEAQRENAFLRAQFAERGDCAAQEEAERRLGAVEAETRRLNGALRETSERHAEEMKKQEERIRSRDKHINSLKKKCQKEAEQNREKQQRIETLERYLADLPTMEDYQGQRKQLSEVEQRAFQLQGRVRELEVCLEEARSHIREKDTQLEEQRRRERELLTTVTSLQERVQEGLEDGARLPSLDVEKLRGENSSLREEQQTLKKVIEKQLRMMTKLGTQIVTLEEQVSQEESSSHALREKVCSKEQGLLQLHTAMKELSAQNQELTEQNLTLHERLEDSEKVNLDRTSSSLRPAGARLTQRLHGEMASCLCDLRSLCNVLTQRSQGRDPNLSLLLGVSSPPPMAEQVEDWLSPEVLQRKLTEAQQLRRDVEELRTTISDRYAQDMGENCITQ, from the exons ATGACCACCTCACAGAGATACCTGGAGTCTAAGATGACAG CTGGGTTTCCTGACATGGAGTGGCAGACGCCAGCTGTGTCTGAGAAGTTCCAGAGCCGCTTTGGCCGCCGGCCTGGGACAGCGGACAGTGGGGACACGGGGCTAGGCGCCACCCCATCTGACAGCACAGAAG ATTTCTGCAGTTCCAGCAGCAGCCCCTCGTTCCAGCCCATCCGCAGTCAGATTCCCATCCCCACTGCCCATGTCATGCCTTCCACGGCCGGACCACCGGCCTCCAATCCCCGGCCCTGTTCCCAAGAAGATTCCCAGGCTTCTGCCGAGGCACACCGGCCCTCCTCGGGCTCCCGAACCTCCGGTGGAACCTCCAACTCGAAGTCGTCCTCCCTCTCCAAATCAGCCTCTTCACCCAACCTGGACATGGCACAAGGCGGCGCGGGGCGAGCCGACCCCACCGGGCCAAAGCCGGACTGCCTGAACCGCTACCGCAGCCTGGTGAACGGACTAGACCACTCTCTGTTCCCCTCAGGGGACCACTCTTGCATGGATGAGGGCCAGAGGTTCGACATGCCCACCATGGAGCCCACAATGAACCAATCTGCTCTGCTGGCGGGCTACTGCCCCGACTTCCGACTCAGGCTCCAGATGACCAGCCTGGGGGAGACTCCCGAGGGCAACAGGGAGGCCTACAGGGGTGCCATGGAGCACTCGTACAAGGCTCTCCCTGAGATGAGGCCAGGGGTCCCCGGAGCTCCAGACCCCTACAGCCAGAGGAGCAGCCAGCCAGGTGGAACTGGGGCTGGGTCAGCAGATGTGTACCCCAGCTCTCTGTATCTACAGACCCAGGCTCTGCTGAGGGAGGCCAAGGCCTATGAACCCATGCTGCAGGAGAGATGCAGCGAGCTGCCCAGCTGGCAACAGCAGCACAAGCAGCAGCTGGAGAGTCTCCGCATGCAAGTGGAGCAGATGCAG ATGATGACTGCTGGAGTGGGCCAGCACCCAGCTCTCTACTCCACCCCCTCCATGCCACCAGAGGCCAGGAAGTGGGACGAGGTGCTCAAAGCCAACGAGAGCATTCTGAAGGAGCTCGCCATAGAGAG acAGAAGCAGCAGATGTCTCAGCTGGAGCTGCGGGAGAGCGAGCTGCAGGTCCACGGAGGCCTGCTCGGCCGCGGCGCTCCGTACGGCGACGCGTGTCTGCTCCGTCTGCAG GAGGCTCAGAGGGAGAATGCCTTCCTACGGGCCCAGTTTGCAGAGCGCGGTGACTGCGCCGCCCAGGAGGAGGCAGAGCGCCGCCTCGGTGCCGTGGAGGCGGAGACGCGGCGTCTGAACGGTGCGCTGAGGGAGACCAGCGAGAGGCACGCCGAGGAGATGAAGAagcaggaggagagg attcgcAGCCGGGACAAGCACATCAACAGCCTGAAGAAGAAGTGCCAGAAGGAGGCAGAGCAGAACCGAGAGAAGCAGCAGCGCATCGAGACTCTGGAGCGCTACCTCGCTGACCTGCCCACTATGGAGGACTACCAGGGCCAGCGCAAACAG CTGTCGGAGGTGGAGCAGCGGGCGTTCCAGCTGCAGGGCCGGGTCAGAGAGCTGGAGGTGTGTCTGGAGGAGGCTCGCTCACACATCCGGGAGAAGGACACCCAGCTGGAGGAGCAGAGACGCAGGGAGAGGGAGCTGCTCACCACTgtcaccag TTTACAAGAGCGGGTGCAGGAGGGCCTGGAGGACGGGGCAAGGTTACCCTCCCTGGATGTGGAGAAACTCCGAGGGGAGAACAGCAGCCTGAGAGAGGAACAGCAGACACTTAAAAAG gtcATAGAGAAGCAGCTGAGGATGATGACGAAACTGGGCACCCAGATCGTA accctGGAGGAGCAGGTGTCTCAGGAGGAGAGCAGCTCCCATGCTCTGAGAGAGAAGGTTTGTTCTAAAGAGCAGGGTTTGCTCCAGCTCCACACAGCCATGAAGGAG CTGTCGGCCCAGAACCAGGAACTAACGGAGCAGAACCTGACCCTCCATGAGCGTCTGGAGGACTCGGAGAAGGTGAACCTGGACCGGACGTCGTCCTCGCTGCGGCCGGCCGGGGCCCGCCTCACCCAGCGTCTTCACGGGGAGATGGCCTCATGCCTCTGCGACCTGCGCTCCCTCTGCAACGTCCTGACCCAGCGGTCACAGGGCCGAGACCCTAACCTCTCGCTGCTGCTTGGCGTTTCCT CTCCCCCGCCCATGGCAGAGCAGGTGGAGGACTGGCTGAGTCCTGAGGTCCTCCAGAGGAAGTTGACTGAAGCCCAGCAGCTGCGTCGTGATGTGGAGGAGCTCCGCACCACCATCTCAGACCGCTATGCCCAGGACATGGGAGAGAACTGCATTACCCAGTAG